In Streptomyces sp. TLI_146, the genomic stretch CGGCGGGGGCGGCGACGGCCAGGCTGCCTGCGGCGGTCGCGGTGGTCACGTATATGAGCAGCGTGCGGATGCGCATGGGGGGCTTCCCGTCGAGTGGGGGAGTCGAGGGTCGGGTCGGTGCTCTGGGGTCTTGATGGTCGTCGAGTTCACATGGCTGAACCTTGTGCTTTGACGTGAACTCGGAGAACCGTAGAGCTCCGGCGTGACCGCGTCAATGGATCGCGCCGACCGCTTGAATCGGCCACGCGTTCCGCTCACCGGAACGGCCGATCGCCGGGCCGCTCGCCGGACACTACGGTGAGGTCTCCGCCCGACGACGTAGAGAGGCAGGGATCGCCTTGTCACGAGCGACACTTCGGATGATGGCGGCGGGGGCCGTGATGGCCGCCGCCGTGGCCGTCGCCGCCCCCGTACCGGTTGCCCAGGCCGCACCGCAAGGCGCCGCCGCCTGCTCCTACAACGTGCCGAGCCAGTTCCTGCGGCGGTGGAACGACAACCATGGCGCGGACGGCGGCTTCGGCTGTCCGGTGCAGGAGGCGTTCCAGTACGGGAACGGGCTGTACCAGTGGTTCGCGAAGGGCGCGATGGTCTGGTCCCCGAACCAGGGCGGCAACATGGTCACCTCCGTCCAGCGCTGGGGTGCCGGTCTACGGTTCGACTGGGGGCTGAGCGACGCCTACAACTACGACGGCTGGCTCATCAACATCAGGCGTGACGGCCAGGACATCAACGGGGACCAGGAGTGCATCGCCCACGGCGGCGGCAGCGGCGACTGCGGACGGTACGACGGCACGGTGTACTGGAACACCCTCCAGCCCGGCGCGTACCGCATCTCGGTGGAAGGGTGCGACATCGGCTCGGGCCACACCTGCCGCCAGGGCTGGACCCTTCCTGTCTACGACTACCTGTAGTCCCCGGAAGCGAAGGCAGCCCGCGTACCCCGGCGCAAGACGGTGTTTCCGGTCATTTCGCGGCCGGTTGGGTGCTTCGCTGCTTTCCGGCAAGTCGGGGGTTCTACCCTGCGGCTGTTCGTCACCGCCCGATGGATGGTGGGCGGTTGGCCGGTGCGAGGGGGGATCGGTGGCCTACGGGAGAGTGCGGGCGGGCGAGGCCGTGGCGGGCCCGCCGGGGCCGGCGCCGGGGAGCGCGCCATGGCGGGGCGCGGTGGTGGAGTGCGCGCTGACCGCCGTCATGATGTTCTTCGTGGTGACGATGGTGCGCTGGCTGCTCGATCCGGCCTCGCCGCTCTTCATCGCCGATCCGCATCTCGCGCTGGGCGTCGTCGGCGCCCTGGTCGCGGTCCTGCTGGTGGGGCTGATCACCAGCCCGCCGGGCCGCGGCTCGGGAGCACACCTCAATCCGGCTGTCAGCGTGACTCTGTGGCTGATGCGGGCCTTTCCGGGGCGCGCTGTTGTTCCGTACGCCATGGGGCAGTTGCTCGGCGGGCTGGCCGGGACCGGGCTGGCCCGGTTGGTGTGGGGGCCGGTGCTCCAGTCGGCGGCGCTCAGCGACGGACTGGCCCGCCCGGCTCCCGGCCGGTCCTCCATGGCGGTGTTCGCCCTGGAGGCGGCGAGCTTCGCGGCGGTGGCCCTGCTCATCGGCTTCTTCGTCGCCCATCCCGGGCTTGTCCGGCCGATGCCGTACGCGGTGGGGCTGGTGGTCGGCCTGATCATCGCGCTGCTCGGCCCGGTGAGCGGCGGGGCGGCCAACCCGGCCCGCCAGCTCGGCCCGGCGGCCCTGTCCGGCACGACCACGGCACTGTGGGCGTATCTGACGGCGCCGCTCCTCGGCGCCGCGCTGGGGGCGCTCGTCCACTACTGGTTCACGTCGAAGCGTGCCAAGTCAGGTGTGTACACCGGTAGTTGACGGTATCGGTTGCCCCACTACCGCGCCCCTAGCATCTCTCCCGCCAGAACAGCCAGTTCAATGGCCTGGGTGCGGTTCAGGCGCGGGTCGCAGGCCGTGGTGTAGCGGTGGGGGAGGTCCGCGGGGGAGAGGTGTTGGGGGCCGCCCAGGCATTCCGTCACGTCGGCGCCCGTGAGTTCCACGTGCAGGCCGCCGGGGTGGGTGCCCAGAGTGCGGTGGACCTCGGCGAAGCCGCGTATCTCGTCGAGGACGCGGTCGAAGTGGCGGGTCTTGTATCCGCCTCGGGACTGCACCGTGTTGCCGTGCATCGGGTCGCACTGCCAGACCACCGCGTGCCCGGTCGCGGTGACCTTCTCCACGATCGGCGGCAGCACGCGCCGCACCTCCGCGCTGCCCATCCGGCTGATCAGGGTCAGTCGGCCCGGCTCGTCGTACGGGTCGAGGTGTTCCACGTACGCGACGGCCTGCTCCGGCGTGGTCGTCGGGCCGATCTTCACGCCGATGGGGTTGGTCAGGAGCTCGGCGAACGCGAGGTGGGCGCCGTCGAGTTGACGGGTGCGTTCGCCGATCCAGAGGAAGTGCGCCGACAGGTCGTACGGCCGGCGCTCACCTCGTATCCGTAGCATCGAACGCTCGTAGTCGAGCAGCAGGGCCTCGTGGCTGGTGAAGAACTCGGCCTCGGCGCCGCCTCCGACCGCCCTCGTCGCACGCAGCGCACGCACCACCGTCATCGCGGCCGTCGCGTTGACGTAGGCGCGGAGCATGCGGTGCGGGTCGGGGATACGGGCTTCGGCGGTCGCCTCACTGTCGTTGACGATGTCTCCCCGGTATGTGGGGAGGCCCTGCGCGTCCGTGGGGGAGGAGCGGGGTTTGGCGTATTGGCCGGCGAGCCTGCCGACGGTCACCACCGGCAGCCCGGTCGTGGAGGTGAGTGCCGACGCCATCCGGTACAGGGTGTCGACGGTGCCCGCGATCGAGCGCTCGGTGGTTCCGGCGAAGGTCTCCGCGCAGTCGCCGCCCTGGAGGAGGAATCCGGTGCCGGTCGCCACCGCCGCCAGGTGGCCACGCAGCCGGTCGACCTCGTCCGCGCCCACCACCGGGGCCACCCCCTCAAGGATCGTCCGCACCTCATGTACGGCCCCGGGGTTGGGCCACTGCGGCTGCTGGGCGGCGGGGCGGGCGAGGGCGCGGTCCAGCGCGGCACTCAGGCGGTCCGGTAGCGGTTCGTCAGGAAGCGGTCGGGGCGGCGACGGCCGTGCGGGGCCGAACCGAGGAGCCGCGGGCGCTTGTCCGTTCAACGATCCCCCTCGTACGGCCCGGCACGACGGGGTGCGAGCCGGTGGCGTCATTACGGAGTCGGGCGAGGTGTGAGGCGCGAGGTGCGTGACGTGAGACGCGGGATGCGCGGTTTCTTCTCCGATCTTATGGCCTTCGCCGCCTGCGATAAATGCCGTATGGGTACGGCGAGTTGGTCCACTTGGACACCCGTGAACTATGGCGTCCGCTTCGCTAGCGTGGGTCAGATCGGACCCCCTGGTGAAGGTCGTCTCGGGAAGGACATGTACGTGAGTGGACTGATGCGGGGCAAGGTTGTTCTGGTGACCGGCGCGGCCCGTGGGCAGGGCCGTGAGCACGTCATGCGGATGGCGGGCGAGGGCGCCGACGTCATCGCCGTCGACCTGTGCGCGCCCCTGCCCGGCGTGGCCTACGCCTCCTCGGAACCCACCGACCTCGACACGACCGTCGCCCTGGCGGAGGAGTCCGGGCAGCAGGTCGTCCCGCTCGTCGCCGACGTCCGTGACCTCGCCGGTCTGCGGGACGCCGTCGACGGGGCCGTGGAGAAACTGGGGCGCCTCGACGCCGTCGTGGCCAACGCGGGCATCTGCATACCCCGTGCCTGGGACCAGGTCACCGAAGAGATCTTCCGCGACACCATGGACGTCAACGTCACCGGTACGTGGAACACCGTGATGGCGACCGCGCCCCACCTCGTGACGGCGGGCGGCGGCTCCATCGTGCTGATGAGCTCCTCGGCCGGGCTGAAGGTGCAGCCGTTCATGATTCCGTACACGACCAGCAAGTTCGCGGTGCGCGGCATGGCGAAGGCCTTCGCCGCCGAGCTCGCGCGGTTCGGGATCCGGGTGAACAGCGTGCACCCGACCGGCGTCGACACCGCGATGGGCAGCCGCGCCATGCTCACCCAGGTCGCCAAGGCGAGCATGGCCGATCCCCGGCTGCGCGGCATGCTGGTCAACATGCAGCCGGTGGAGGGTATTTCGGTCGAGGACGTGGCCAACGCCGTACTGTTCCTGGTCTCCGACGCCTCCCGCCATGTCACCGCGCACGCCATGGCGGTCGACGCCGGGGTCAGCGAGTTCTGAGCAGCGGGGTCGCTCAGCCCCTCGCCGACGGCACCAGGTTCTCGACGGTCGCCCGCAGCCGGGTGCGCAGCACCTCGGGGCTGCTGACGTGCAGGGTGCGCATGCCCAGGTCGCGCGCGGCCGCGATGACGGCCGTGCGGTCGTCGACCATCAGCGCCTCGCGTGGTTCGGCTCCGCAGCGGTCCAGCGTCGCGGCGAAGTACTCGGCGGAGGGTTTCACCTGACCCACTCGCCATGAGGAGCAGAGGTGGTCGAAGAGGCGGTAGTGGTCGTGGCGTTGGTTCTTGAGGTGGTCCCAGTGCTCGGCCTCGTTGTTGGCCAGGACCAGGGTGAGCTCCGGGCGGGCGCGGGCCACCTCGGCCAGTTCCACGACGTTGGCGCTGTAGCAGCGGACGCTGGCGGCGTACAGGCGGTCCACCCACTCCCCGTCGAAGGTGTCCGCCAAGGGGCTGCCCGCCTCCTCCAGGAGACCGCGCAGGACGTCGTGCGCATGGCGGGCGCCGCTCTCGTACGCGTGAGCCGATGACAGTACGGCGCCGAGCATGCGGCTCTCGTCGACGGCATAGCGGCGTGCGATGTCCCGTATGAAGGAAGTCTCCTCATTGACGTTGTTGAACAGAACTCCACCTGCGTCGACCAGGAGCGCTCGAATCATTTCCTCAATCCCGTCTCGGTCTCAGTAATTTCAGCCATGCGTAATTTTTCAGCCATGGTGTGGCGGCCAATTCCGAAGTAGTGGAAAGGAGCGGCGCTATGGCGCTCTATCGCGATCTCGTCGGGCGGACCTGGGATTCCGGAACCCGGCAGTGGACATTCTCGGACACCTCCCTCTATGCGCTCGGAGTGGGCGCGGGCGGCGACGACCCGGCCGACGAGCTGGAGTTCACCACGGAGAATTCCGCGGGAGCCGTGCCCTCGGTCCTGCCGACCTTCGCGGCCACCCTCGTCTCCCGGCGGGCCGAGCCCGCGCTCGGGGACTTCGACGTGTCGCAGCTGCTGCACACCCAGCAGTCCCTGACGCTGTACGGGCCGCTCCCCGTCGAGGGCGCGGCGGCCACGACCTCGCGGCTGGCCGCACTGCGGGACCGGGGGAGCAGCGCGCTCGCGGTCATCGAATCCTCCTGC encodes the following:
- a CDS encoding HAD-IA family hydrolase, with product MIRALLVDAGGVLFNNVNEETSFIRDIARRYAVDESRMLGAVLSSAHAYESGARHAHDVLRGLLEEAGSPLADTFDGEWVDRLYAASVRCYSANVVELAEVARARPELTLVLANNEAEHWDHLKNQRHDHYRLFDHLCSSWRVGQVKPSAEYFAATLDRCGAEPREALMVDDRTAVIAAARDLGMRTLHVSSPEVLRTRLRATVENLVPSARG
- a CDS encoding mycofactocin-coupled SDR family oxidoreductase, with the translated sequence MYVSGLMRGKVVLVTGAARGQGREHVMRMAGEGADVIAVDLCAPLPGVAYASSEPTDLDTTVALAEESGQQVVPLVADVRDLAGLRDAVDGAVEKLGRLDAVVANAGICIPRAWDQVTEEIFRDTMDVNVTGTWNTVMATAPHLVTAGGGSIVLMSSSAGLKVQPFMIPYTTSKFAVRGMAKAFAAELARFGIRVNSVHPTGVDTAMGSRAMLTQVAKASMADPRLRGMLVNMQPVEGISVEDVANAVLFLVSDASRHVTAHAMAVDAGVSEF
- a CDS encoding aquaporin, translating into MAYGRVRAGEAVAGPPGPAPGSAPWRGAVVECALTAVMMFFVVTMVRWLLDPASPLFIADPHLALGVVGALVAVLLVGLITSPPGRGSGAHLNPAVSVTLWLMRAFPGRAVVPYAMGQLLGGLAGTGLARLVWGPVLQSAALSDGLARPAPGRSSMAVFALEAASFAAVALLIGFFVAHPGLVRPMPYAVGLVVGLIIALLGPVSGGAANPARQLGPAALSGTTTALWAYLTAPLLGAALGALVHYWFTSKRAKSGVYTGS
- a CDS encoding 3-deoxy-7-phosphoheptulonate synthase translates to MNGQAPAAPRFGPARPSPPRPLPDEPLPDRLSAALDRALARPAAQQPQWPNPGAVHEVRTILEGVAPVVGADEVDRLRGHLAAVATGTGFLLQGGDCAETFAGTTERSIAGTVDTLYRMASALTSTTGLPVVTVGRLAGQYAKPRSSPTDAQGLPTYRGDIVNDSEATAEARIPDPHRMLRAYVNATAAMTVVRALRATRAVGGGAEAEFFTSHEALLLDYERSMLRIRGERRPYDLSAHFLWIGERTRQLDGAHLAFAELLTNPIGVKIGPTTTPEQAVAYVEHLDPYDEPGRLTLISRMGSAEVRRVLPPIVEKVTATGHAVVWQCDPMHGNTVQSRGGYKTRHFDRVLDEIRGFAEVHRTLGTHPGGLHVELTGADVTECLGGPQHLSPADLPHRYTTACDPRLNRTQAIELAVLAGEMLGAR